A genomic region of Pelodiscus sinensis isolate JC-2024 chromosome 1, ASM4963464v1, whole genome shotgun sequence contains the following coding sequences:
- the AP1S2 gene encoding AP-1 complex subunit sigma-2 isoform X1 translates to MTMQFMLLFSRQGKLRLQKWYVPLSDKEKKKITRELVQTVLARKPKMCSFLEWRDLKIVYKRYASLYFCCAIEDQDNELITLEIIHRYVELLDKYFGSVCELDIIFNFEKAYFILDEFLLGGEVQETSKKNVLKAIEQADLLQESQNEDWGGLSEDIL, encoded by the exons ATGACC ATGCAGTTTATGTTGCTTTTTAGTCGTCAGGGGAAGCTGAGACTTCAGAAGTGGTATGTCCCATTGTCTgacaaagagaagaaaaaaataacaagAGAACTTGTTCAGACAGTGCTAGCTCGTAAACCGAAAATGTGCAGCTTCCTGGAGTGGAGAGACCTGAAGATTGTCTACAAAAG atATGCAAGTCTTTACTTTTGCTGTGCTATTGAAGATCAGGACAATGAACTGATAACCCTGGAAATAATTCATCGTTATGTGGAACTACTTGACAAGTATTTTGGCAGT GTGTGTGAACTTGATATCATCTTTAATTTTGAAAAGGCTTATTTTATTCTGGATGAGTTCCTGttgggaggggaagttcaggagaCCTCCAAGAAAAATGTTCTCAAAGCCATTGAGCAGGCAGATCTGTTACAAGAG
- the AP1S2 gene encoding AP-1 complex subunit sigma-2 isoform X5, which translates to MTMQFMLLFSRQGKLRLQKWYVPLSDKEKKKITRELVQTVLARKPKMCSFLEWRDLKIVYKRYASLYFCCAIEDQDNELITLEIIHRYVELLDKYFGSVCELDIIFNFEKAYFILDEFLLGGEVQETSKKNVLKAIEQADLLQES; encoded by the exons ATGACC ATGCAGTTTATGTTGCTTTTTAGTCGTCAGGGGAAGCTGAGACTTCAGAAGTGGTATGTCCCATTGTCTgacaaagagaagaaaaaaataacaagAGAACTTGTTCAGACAGTGCTAGCTCGTAAACCGAAAATGTGCAGCTTCCTGGAGTGGAGAGACCTGAAGATTGTCTACAAAAG atATGCAAGTCTTTACTTTTGCTGTGCTATTGAAGATCAGGACAATGAACTGATAACCCTGGAAATAATTCATCGTTATGTGGAACTACTTGACAAGTATTTTGGCAGT GTGTGTGAACTTGATATCATCTTTAATTTTGAAAAGGCTTATTTTATTCTGGATGAGTTCCTGttgggaggggaagttcaggagaCCTCCAAGAAAAATGTTCTCAAAGCCATTGAGCAGGCAGATCTGTTACAAGAG
- the AP1S2 gene encoding AP-1 complex subunit sigma-2 isoform X4: MTMQFMLLFSRQGKLRLQKWYVPLSDKEKKKITRELVQTVLARKPKMCSFLEWRDLKIVYKRYASLYFCCAIEDQDNELITLEIIHRYVELLDKYFGSVCELDIIFNFEKAYFILDEFLLGGEVQETSKKNVLKAIEQADLLQEGKFQQERQKA, from the exons ATGACC ATGCAGTTTATGTTGCTTTTTAGTCGTCAGGGGAAGCTGAGACTTCAGAAGTGGTATGTCCCATTGTCTgacaaagagaagaaaaaaataacaagAGAACTTGTTCAGACAGTGCTAGCTCGTAAACCGAAAATGTGCAGCTTCCTGGAGTGGAGAGACCTGAAGATTGTCTACAAAAG atATGCAAGTCTTTACTTTTGCTGTGCTATTGAAGATCAGGACAATGAACTGATAACCCTGGAAATAATTCATCGTTATGTGGAACTACTTGACAAGTATTTTGGCAGT GTGTGTGAACTTGATATCATCTTTAATTTTGAAAAGGCTTATTTTATTCTGGATGAGTTCCTGttgggaggggaagttcaggagaCCTCCAAGAAAAATGTTCTCAAAGCCATTGAGCAGGCAGATCTGTTACAAGAG
- the AP1S2 gene encoding AP-1 complex subunit sigma-2 isoform X3, producing MQFMLLFSRQGKLRLQKWYVPLSDKEKKKITRELVQTVLARKPKMCSFLEWRDLKIVYKRYASLYFCCAIEDQDNELITLEIIHRYVELLDKYFGSVCELDIIFNFEKAYFILDEFLLGGEVQETSKKNVLKAIEQADLLQEPRHEYFNVPVY from the exons ATGCAGTTTATGTTGCTTTTTAGTCGTCAGGGGAAGCTGAGACTTCAGAAGTGGTATGTCCCATTGTCTgacaaagagaagaaaaaaataacaagAGAACTTGTTCAGACAGTGCTAGCTCGTAAACCGAAAATGTGCAGCTTCCTGGAGTGGAGAGACCTGAAGATTGTCTACAAAAG atATGCAAGTCTTTACTTTTGCTGTGCTATTGAAGATCAGGACAATGAACTGATAACCCTGGAAATAATTCATCGTTATGTGGAACTACTTGACAAGTATTTTGGCAGT GTGTGTGAACTTGATATCATCTTTAATTTTGAAAAGGCTTATTTTATTCTGGATGAGTTCCTGttgggaggggaagttcaggagaCCTCCAAGAAAAATGTTCTCAAAGCCATTGAGCAGGCAGATCTGTTACAAGAG
- the AP1S2 gene encoding AP-1 complex subunit sigma-2 isoform X2 has translation MQFMLLFSRQGKLRLQKWYVPLSDKEKKKITRELVQTVLARKPKMCSFLEWRDLKIVYKRYASLYFCCAIEDQDNELITLEIIHRYVELLDKYFGSVCELDIIFNFEKAYFILDEFLLGGEVQETSKKNVLKAIEQADLLQEEAETPRSVLEEIGLT, from the exons ATGCAGTTTATGTTGCTTTTTAGTCGTCAGGGGAAGCTGAGACTTCAGAAGTGGTATGTCCCATTGTCTgacaaagagaagaaaaaaataacaagAGAACTTGTTCAGACAGTGCTAGCTCGTAAACCGAAAATGTGCAGCTTCCTGGAGTGGAGAGACCTGAAGATTGTCTACAAAAG atATGCAAGTCTTTACTTTTGCTGTGCTATTGAAGATCAGGACAATGAACTGATAACCCTGGAAATAATTCATCGTTATGTGGAACTACTTGACAAGTATTTTGGCAGT GTGTGTGAACTTGATATCATCTTTAATTTTGAAAAGGCTTATTTTATTCTGGATGAGTTCCTGttgggaggggaagttcaggagaCCTCCAAGAAAAATGTTCTCAAAGCCATTGAGCAGGCAGATCTGTTACAAGAG